A segment of the Candidatus Brevundimonas phytovorans genome:
CCGCCGCTTCCTTGCGCCAGCGTTTGGGGGCTGAGGTGTCGACGGCTTCGCCGGCGCCGGTGAGGGCTTCGTTGGCGAATTCGAGGTCGAGGAGCTTCATCTTCTTGATCTCGTCGCGGAGGCGGGCGGCTTCCTCGAACTCGAGGTTGGCGGCGGCTTCGCGCATCCGGCCCTCCATGTCCTTGAGGGCGGTCTGGAAGTTGGAGCCGACGAAGGGCTTGGATTCCTCGGCCACGCCGGGGCGGGTCAGGCGGTCCATCTCGCGAGACTCGTAGGGGCTGTCGAGGATTTCCTTGATGTCGCGCTTGACGCTTTCGGGCGTGATGCCGTGTTCGCGGTTGTAGGCTTCCTGACGCTCGCGGCGACGGTTGGTCTCGGCGATGGCGCGATCCATCGAGCCGGTCATGCGGTCGGCGTAGAGGATGACGCGGCCGTCGACGTTGCGCGCGGCGCGGCCGATGGTCTGGATCAGGGAGGTTTCCGACCGCAGGAAGCCCTCCTTGTCGGCGTCGAGGATGGCGACCAGGCCGCACTCGGGAATGTCCAGACCCTCGCGCAGCAGGTTGATGCCGATCAGGACGTCGAACGAACCGAGGCGAAGATCGCGCAGGATCTCGATGCGTTCCAGGGTGTCGACGTCGGAGTGCATGTAGCGGACGCGCACCCCCTGCTCATGCATGTATTCGGTGAGGTCCTCGGCCATCTTCTTGGTCAGGACGGTGACGAGGGAGCGGTAGCCCTGACGGGCCACGGCCTTGACCTCGTCGATGACGTCGTCGACCTGGTTGCGGGTCTGGCCGGAGACGGGGCGGATCTCGACCGGGGGGTCGATCAGGCCGGTGGGGCGGATGACCTGTTCCACGAAGACGCCGCCGGTCTGTTCCATCTCCCAGGGGCCGGGGGTGGCCGAGACGTGGACGGTCTGGGGCCGCATGGCCTCCCATTCGTCGAACTTCAGCGGGCGGTTGTCGATGCAGGAGGGCAGGCGGAAGCCGTACTCGGCCAGGGTCGACTTGCGGCGGTAGTCGCCCCGGAACATGCCGTTGATCTGGCCCACGGTGACGTGGCTCTCATCGACGAAGAGCAGGGCGTTGTCGGGGATATATTCGAAGAAGGTGGGCGGCGGCTCGCCCGGCGCGCGGCCGGTCAGCCAGCGGCTGTAGTTCTCGATGCCGGCGCAGGCGCCGGTGGCCTCCATCATCTCCAGATCAAAGCGGACGCGCTGTTCGAGGCGCTGCGCCTCCAGGAGCTTGCCGTTCTCGGTCATCCAGTCGAGCGTCTCCTTCAGCTCGGCCTTGATGCCCATGATGGCCTGGTTCAGCGACGGGCGCGGGGTGACGTAGTGGCTGGCGGCGTAGACGGTGACTTCCTCGAGGTCAGCGGTCTTCTTGCCGGTCAGGGGGTCGAACTCCTGGATGGATTCCAGCTCGTCGCCGAACAGCTGGATGCGCCAGGCGCGGTCCTCCATGTGGACGGGGAAGATCTCCAGCACGTCGCCGCGCTTCCTGAACATCCCGCGTTCGAAATTCAGGTCGTTGCGCTTGTATTGCAGGGCGATCAGGTCGGCGCGCAGCTTGGCCTCGTCGATCTGGTCGCCGACCTTCAGGGTGAAGGTCATGGCGGTGTAGGTCTCGACCGAGCCGATGCCGTAGATGCAGCTGACCGAGGCGACCACGATGACGTCGTCGCGCTCCAGGATGGCGCGGGTGGCCGCGTGGCGCATCCGGTCGATCTGCTCGTTAATCGACGAGTCCTTCTCGATGTAGGTGTCGGTCCGGGGCACGTAGGCCTCGGGTTGATAGTAGTCGTAGTAGCTGACGAAATACTCGACCGCGTTGTCGGGGAAGAAGCTCTTGAACTCGGAATAGAGCTGGGCGGCCAAGGTCTTGTTGGGGGCCAGGATCAGGGCCGGGCGCTGGGTCTGCTCGATGACCTTGGCCATGGTGAAGGTCTTGCCCGAGCCGGTGACGCCCAGCAGGACCTGATCGCGCTCTCCGGCCTCGGCCATGGCCACCAGCTCCTTGATGGCGGCGGGCTGATCCCCGGCGGGGGTGTACTTCGTCTCCAGCCGGAAGCGGCCGCCCTTTTTCGCGCCGTCGCGCGAGGGGCGGTGAGGCACCCAGTCGCCGGGGGCGGCGGGCGGCTCCTCCGGCGTCAGGCGCGGGCCGGTGACGGGGGCGAACATGGGCATGGCCTTGCCGCCACGGCCGCGCGGGCCGTCCTGGAGGAAGGGCGCGGCCATCTCCTGCACGCCTGGTTGGGCAGGCACATGGACGGGCTTGGACGGTTTCGAGGGAGAACGAGCCATGAACGTCAAGGTAGTGCGCGCGGGCGCGTGACGCCATAGGCGGCGATTGTGGCGAAAGCGGTCGGGGAGGAACGCGCCGTCGCCGCGATCCGGCTCAAGCTTTGTCTTAATCGCGCCGAATAGCGCCGCAATACGGGCAATATTTGGCTGCTTATCGCCTTAAATGGACGAATTGTGGTGTAAAGTGGGTTCATTGGCGTCAAAATTGACGCGCTTTTTCGCATATCGTCGCTTTATAGCAATATTTTGGTTGCCCTTGTGTGACGCTTTGCATAGCCGTCAGACAACCAAGAAACGTAGAGTCGAACATTGGTATCTGAAACGGCGTTCATTGAGCGTTGTATCTGTTGTACAATATTCACAGGTAAATAGAGGCATATGAGCACTCGTAAGAACTACCTGCTGGGCACGACGATGGTGGCTGGCGCCGCTGCAATGTCGCTGACCCTGCTCGCTCCGGGAGCCGCGTTCGCTCAGGACGCCACCAACACTCAGGAAGCTGCATCGACGGTTGACGAAGTCGTCGTCGTCGGCTCGCGCATTCGTCGCGACAATTACAACGCCCCGTCGCCGACCCAGGTCGTGACGCGCGAAGAAGCGACGCTGCAAGGCTTCGCCTCGACCACGGAAGCCCTGCAGAGCACGGCCGTCACGGGCGGCACCTCGCAGATCAACAGCTCGTACGGCGGCTACGTCACGGACGGCGGCCCCGGCGCCAACACGATCGGTCTGCGCGGCATGGGCCCGAGCCGCACCCTGGTGCTGCTGAACGGCCGTCGCGTCTCGCCCGCCGGTTCGCGCGGCTCGGTCGGTTCGGCCGACCTGAACGTGCTGCCGACCGCCATGATCGACCGCGTCGAAGTCCTGCGCGACGGCGCCTCGTCGGTCTACGGCTCGGACGCCGTGGCCGGCGTGGTCAACATCCAGACCCGCAAGAACTTTGAAGGCCTTACGCTGGAAGCCCAGCGTAACGAGCCGCTGGAAGCCAACGGCGCAGGCGGCTCGAGCCGCTTCTCGCTGACTGCCGGCGGCCGGGGCGACCGCTGGCGCGCCGCCGGTTCGATCGAACGCTATGAGCGCGACGAACTGACCCTGCGCGACCGTGCGTTCACGCGTTGCCAGACGGACGGCTATATCGACCGCACGACGGGCGGCAGCCTGGACTTCGTCGATCCGATCACCGGCAAGCCCAAGTGCTATCCGATCACGGACACCGGTTCGAACGGCGTGTCGATCAACACTGTCAGCATCGGCGTCGAAGGCCCGCTGGACGCACGCGGTCGTCGGACCTTCGTCGGCGTGAACGGCGTCGGCGCAGCCGGCTCGGTCGGCACCACCTTCAATCGCTGGCGTCCGAACTCGGGCGTCGACACGGGCGTGGTGGGCTTTGAAGGCGTCGGCGGCGGCGACAACGACGTCAACGTGCGTGACACCTTCGAAGATCGCATGCTCAACGAGTCGCTGATCTCTCCCGTCGAGATCACGACCCTGTACGGCGAAGCCGGCTATCAGCTGAACGCCCTGGGCAGCGCCGAACTGTACGGCGAAGTCCTGATCAACCAGCGCAAATCCTCGCAGACCGGCTATCGCCAGCTGGCGCTCGACTACGCCAAGGGCAGCCCCCTGCTGCCGGACAGCCTGGCCTTCAGCACCGTTTTGACGGACCAGGGTCTCAACAAAAGTCAGGACGTCGGCGTCCGCGCCTTCATCGGCTTCGGCAACGACCACTCCAAGCAAGAGCAGGTCTTCAACCGCAACGTCGTCGGCCTGAAGGGTGACTTCTTCATCCCGGAATGGCGCTATGACCTGTCGGCCAGCTATTCGCGTTCGCGTTCGGAATACACCAGCGAGCAGTTCCTGACGAACCGTTTGGTCGAAAGCCTGGACGTCGTCGAGACCGCACCTGGCCAGTTCCAGTGCGCCCAACTGGCCTCGAACCCTGGCTGCATCGCGGCCCCGGCGCTGAGCAGCCAGGTTATCGGCGGCGTCCTGCCGCAGGCCTGGGTCGATTACGTCTTCCGTCCGGTCAAGGGCGTGACCACCTATGAAGAGAAGATCGTCAGCCTCGGCCTCGACGGTCCGCTGTTCGACCTGCCGGCCGGCAAGGTGATGGGCTTCTTCGGCGCCGAATGGCGTGACTCGGAGATCGACGACACGCCGGGCCTCGATTCGCAGAACAACAACACCTACAACTTCTCCAGCTCGGGCATTACGCGCGGCTCGGACTCGGTGTGGGAAGTCTTTGCTGAAGTCGAAGCGCCGTTGCTGCGCGATGCGCCCTTCGCCAAGTCGCTGACGCTGAACGGTTCGTTCCGTTACACGGACTATGACTCGTACGGCGACGACACGACCTACAAGATCGGCCTGGTTTACCAGCCCGTCGACATGCTGACGTTCCGCGCCACCTACGGCACCTCCTACCGCGCCCCGGCGCTGTTCGAGCAGTTCGTCGGCGCCACGACCGGCTTCCTCGCCAACACCAACGACCGTTGCAACGAGTACGGCAAACCGAACGTCAACCCGAACCGCGTGGCTAACTGCACCGCCGAAGGTCTGGCGCCGGACCACTACAACCTGACCAGCGTCAAGGTCGTCACCCTGGGCGGCGCCGACGCCGGCCTGGAAGCCGAAACCTCGACCAACATGACGGTTGGCCTGGTTCTGAAACCGACCCTGCCCATGGGCTGGGGCGATGTCGCCTTCGCGGTCGACTACTACGAAATCGAAGTTGAAAACGGCGTCTCGCAGTATGGCGCCGCCAACATCCTGACGCGCTGCTACGACTCGCGCCCGGAAGATTTCGCCGCGGACGTGGGCTTCTGCTCGCTGGTCGAGCGCGATCCGTCCAACAATCAGCTGACGGTTCAGAACAGCTACGTGAACCTCGCCACGGACATCGTGAAGGGCCTGGACTACACCCTGCGCTACCGTAACGACGTCGGCCCGGGTTCGCTGCTGTTCAACCTGGCGGTCACCCAGTACACGGAAATCTCGAACAAGCTGTTCGCTGAAGATCCGCTGGAAGACTACAAGGGTCAGATCAACAATCCGGAGTTCACCGGAACGGCTGATGTGTCCTATGCCTGGGATCAATGGCGGGTGCGCTACGGCGTCGAATGGATCCAGGGCACGGATAGCTACGACTATCTGGGCGTCTCGCCTTCGGACGCCGACCCCTCGACCAGCATGTACGACTTCGATGTGCCGGACTATTTCCTGCACAACGCCTCGGTCCAGTACACGGGTGAAGGCTGGACGGTCACGGCCGGCGTGCGCAACCTGTGGAACGAAAACCCGCCGACCATCTCGTCGGGCTACTACAACCGGGTCGGCAACGCCCCGCTGTACTCGGGCTACGACTACCTGGGCCGCACGGCCTTCGTGAACCTCACGAAGTCCTTCTAAGGTCCGACCTGATTTCAGGTTGAGGGAGGGGCGGCGGACTTCGGTCCGCCGCCCTTTCTGCGTCTGGCGGACGCGGGGGCGGCTTCACTCGCGAGGTCAGAGGTTCACGTCAAGTATTGGCGCGGCGGCCTCACGAACGTGGTTTGTGCCTGTCATCCTCGCCCTTGTGGCGAGGATGACGGAGGCGTCAGCGTCGGCGCCGACACTCAATGTGAATTCAGCGAAGAAAAACCCCCGAGGCGCGGGCCTCGGGGGTTTTGTCGTCTGGAGGTTTCGGCGGGATCAGTCGCCGAGGTAGGGCTGGGCCCCGACCGGGGGGTTGGGGTCCTCAGGACGGCTGCCGTCCGCCAGCTTGCGCTGACCGGCGAACATCCGACCCAGCATCCGACGGCCGAAGCCGGCGATGTCGTCGACGATGGTGAAGATGGCCGGGATATAGAGCAGGGACAGGAAGGTCGAGGAGATCAGGCCGCCCAGGACCGCGATGGCCATGGGCGAGCGGAACTCGACGTCGGCGCCGATGCCCATGGCGATCGGCACCATGCCGGCCCCCATGGCGAAGGTGGTCATCAGGATGGGGCGGGCTCGCTTGTGGGCGGCGTCCATGATGGCCTCGCGGCGGCTCATGCCGCCCTCCTTCTCGGCGATGATGATGTAGTCGACCAGGAGGATGGAGTTCTTGGCCGCGATGCCCATCAGCATCAGCACGCCGATCAGAGCCGACAGGGAGAAGCTCTTGCCGCCGATCACCAGGCCGATGAAGGCCCCGCCGATGGCCAGGGGCAGGGCGGCCATGATGGTGACGGGATAGGCGAAGCTTTTGAACAGCAGGGTCAGGACCGCATACATCAGCAGGATGCCGGAGATGAAGGCGATGCCGAAGCCCATCAGCATCTCCTGGATGAACTCGGCGTCGCCGGCGGGGACCTGACGCACGCCCTCGGGCAGGCTCTTGACCGAGGGCAGGCGATTGACCGCCTGACCCGCGGCGCCCGTGGTGACGCCGTCCAGCTCGGCCGTGATCGAGGCGATGCGCGAGCGGTCCTGGCGGCGGACGGTGGCCGGGCCGGCGCCGAACGCGATGTCGGCCACGGCGCTGAGCGGCACCGAGGCGCCGGAGGCGGTCGGGACGCGCAGGTTCTCCAGCACGTTCAGATCCTGACGGGCCGCCTCGGTCAGTTGCAGGCGGATGGGGATCTGGCGGTCGCCGAGGTTGTATTTCGGCAGGTTCTGGTCGACGTCGCCGATGGTGGCGACGCGCACGGCCTGGGAGATGGTCCCGGCCGAGACGCCCAGCAGGGCGGCTTCGTCGGGGCGGGGCGTGACCAGGATTTCCGGGCGAGCAATGGCGGCGGTGTTGACCACATTGGCCAGGCCCTTCACCCCGCGCATCTCATCCTCGACCTTGCGGGCGGCGGCTTCGAGGGCGGCGGGATTATCCCCGAGAAGGGAGAAGGTGTAGCTGGTGCCGTCGCTGGGCCCGCCGCCCTGCTGGGCGATGCCGGCGCGGATGCGGGCGCCGGGAATCTGTTTCAGCTCATCGACCATGGCGCGGGCGAAGGCCTGCTGGCTGATGGACCGTTCGCCCTTGGGCACCATGTCGGCGTAGACATTGGCCTGACCCACGTCCTGACCGCCGATGGCGGCATAGACGGAGGTGACTTCGGGACGGGCGCGCAGCTTCTGCGTCACCTGCTGAACCACGGCGTCGGTCTGGCGCAGGGTCGAGCCGGGCGGCAGTTCGATCTGGAAGGCGGCGCGGCTCTGGTCGCCAGGCGACATGAACTCGAAGGACATCTTGGCCACGACCGAGAGGCTGATCGAGCCGACCAGGAAGACGGCGCCCAGGACGAAGACCTTCCAGCGGTTGCCGAGGCACCAGTGCAGGGCCTTCAGATAGCCCGCCATCCAGAAGGGGTCCTTGTCCTCATGCTTGGTGTGCTTGAGCAGATAGGCGGCCATCAGCGGCGTCAGGGTGCGCGCCACGACCAGCGAGAAGAAGACGCTGATGCAGGCGGCCAGGGCGAAGGCCTTGAAGAACTGGCCGATGATGCCGGGCATGAAGCCGACAGGGGCGAAGACGGCGATGATGGTGCCGGTCGTGGCCACGACGGCCAGGCCGATCTCGTCGGCGGCCTCGAAGGCGGCGTCATAGGGCGGCTTGCCGTCGCGCATGTGGCGGACGATGTTCTCGATCTCGACGATGGCGTCATCGACCAGGATGCCGATGGTCAGCGACAGGGCCAGCAGGGTGACGACGTTCAGCGACTGATCCATCGGCCCCAGCAGGGCGAAGGTCGGGATCAGCGACATGGGCATGGCCGTGGCCGCGATCAGGGTCGCACGCCAGTCGCGCAGGAAGATGAAGACGACGATGACGGCCAGGACGGCGCCCAGAAGCAGGGCTTCCAGCGAGGCGAGATAGCTTTCCTCGATATACTGGACGCTGGACGTCACCTGTTCGATGGACAGCTCCGGGTGGGCGGCGTCGATGCGGGCGACTTCCTGACGGACCTTTTCGGCCACCTTGACCTCGCTGGCCTCACGCGAGCGCAGGAAGTTGAAGGTGACGGCTTCCTGGCCGTTGTAGCGGGCCAGGCGGCGGGGCTCGCCCCACTTGTCGACCACGGCGCCGAGGTCGCCCAGGCGCACGCTCTTGCCATTGGCCAAGGGCACCAGGGTCTCACGCAGTTGCTGGATCGAGGTGGCGGCGCCCAGGGTGCGGACCGAGCGCTCGGACCCGGCCACGGTGACGCGGCCGCCGGGCAGGTTGTTGTTGACGTTGGTCAGGGCCTGGCTGACCTGGGCGGCGGTGACGCCGTAGGCGGCCAGGCGCTGGGGGTCCAGTTCGACGCGGATCTCGCGGTCGACGCCGCCCGAACGATTGACCTCGCCCACGCCGCCGAGGGCGAGCAGGGCGCGGCTCATTTCATTGTCGATGAACCAGCTGATCTGTTCCGGCGACATGGTCGGCGAGCGGACCACATAGGTGATCAGGGCGTCGCCGGTGATGTCGATGCGCTGGACCGTCGGCTCCTGCATGTCCTGGGGCAGGGAGGCGCGCACGCCGCTCATGGCGTTGCGGACGTCGTTGGTGGCGCGTTCGGTGTCGGTGCCCAGCTCGAACTCGATGGTGGTCGAGGACACGCCGTCGGTGATCTGGGAGTTGATGTGGCGCACCCCGGACAGGCCGGCCAGGGAGTCCTCGATCAGGCGTGTGACCTGGACCTCCATCTCGGCCGGGGCCGCGCCGGGGCGGGCGGCGGTGACGGCGACCAGAGGGAAGTCGATGTCGGGGTTGTTGTTGATCCGCATCCCCGAGAAGCCCGTGATCCCGCCAAGGGTCAGCAGCACGAAGAGCAGGATGATCGGGATGGGATTCTTGATGGCCCAGGACGAGATGTTGTTCATGGCCGGGCCTTACTTCGCAGCCGGGGCGGCGACAGGGGCGGCGACAGGGGCGGCGGCGGCGGCGGGGGCGACCGTGACCTTGTCGCCCTCGCTGAGGAAGCCGGCGCCCTGGACCACGACGCGGACGCCGGGCTCGATCCCGCTGACCGAGGTCTGGTCGTCGCGGCGCGACAGGACGGTGATCGGGCGGAAGTGGGCCGAGTTGTCGGCGTTGAGGACGTAAACCCCGGCCTTGTTCTCGCGATAGAGAACCGCGCCGGTGGGCACGACGGTGGTGGGCTGGGCGCCGGCGCTGATCGAGGCGCGGGCGAACATGCCCGGCTTCAGGCCGCTGCCGGGGGACAGGGTGATGCGGGCCAGGCCGAGGCGGGTCTGGGGGTCCACCTCGGGGGTGACGATGCGGATCGTGCCGCTGGTCGTGACGCCTTCATTGGAGGCGATGGCGGCGGTCTGACCGGCGCGCAGGGCGGGCAGGTCGGTCTCGGGCACCTGGGCGTCCAGCTCCAGGCGGCCGTCGCGGACCATGCGGAACAGCTGGGTTCCGGCGTCGACGATCTGACCCTTGGTCACGCTGCGGCTGATGATGAGGCCCGAGACGGGGGCCTTGATCTCGGCCTGGGACAGGCGGGTGCGGGTCTCCGACAGGGAGGCGCGGGCGGAGGCCAGATTGGCCTGGGAGGCGCGCTGGTTGGCCAGGGCCGTGTCCAGCGAGGCCTGGCTGAGGAAGCCGCGCGCCTTCAGCTCCTGGGCGCGGGCGAGGGCGGCGTCGTCGCGGGCGGCGTTGGCCTCGGCGGTCTGAACACCGGCCTGCTGCTGACGCAGCTGGGCCTGCAGCAGGGCGTCGTTCAGCTTGACCAGAACCTGGCCCTGACGGACGTAGGAGCCCTCATCGACATAGACGCCGACGGCGGTCAGGCCGCCGGTCTCGGCCCCGACGGGGACCTCCTCCCAGGCCGAGACGGTGCCGGAGGCGACGATGATGCGCGGCAGGGCCTGTTCGATGGCGACGGCGGCGCTGACCGTCTGGCGCGAGGCGCCGGTCTTTTCAGCCTGGGACTTGTCGTCGCCGTGGCCGCCGCAGGCGGTCAGGGTCAGGGCGGCGGCCGCCGCGAGGAGGAGGGCCGGAGTGCGAGAAGTGAACGCCACGTGCGAGGATCCTTGAAGGGTCGGTGCAGAGAGGGCGCGAACCAGTCTGTCCGGCGCCGGACGCGAGTTTGACAGCTGCGCTTCTTAGCGTTTCGGCGAAGCCTTCTCAAATCTCGCACAACCGTATTACCGCGAAGTAATGCTGGTCGATGGAGGGACGATCAGGGGCGATCGCGCGCGGGCAGGGCCGTAACCTCGGCCTCGGTCAGCTTCTTGACCACCTGGACGCGGCAGGGTTGGCGGGGCGTGGGACCGCCCGACACCAAAATGCGGCTGAAGTCGCCGGTGCACAGACGGCTGAGGCTGGCGTCGGGCACGAAGCCGATGCCGAAGGCGAAGTCGATGTCGGCGCAATAGCCCAGGGTCTGCAGCTCGAACACGTCCTTGTTGCGGGTGCGGATGTAGAGGGTCTGGTTGTCGCCGCGGAAGTTATCGACCTGATCGGTGTAGAAGCATTGGCTGCGCGCCGGGGGCTGGGCGCCGTCCTGGGCGGACATCGGGGCGCAGGCGGACAGGGCGACGGCGCCGGCCAGCAGCAGGAGCGGGAACACACGCGACATGGGAATCTCCATTGAGCCGAGGCCTGCGCTTCTACAACGTCCAGATGAACCTGAAGGTTAAGCGCGGACGGTCGCGGTTGGTTGCGCGGCGAAGCGCGCGGGCGCGAGGCGGGCGGCGAAGCCTGCGGGCAGGGGCGAGGGCTGGTCGAGGATGACGGCGGCCAGGTGCTCGCCCAGCAGGGGGGCGACGCAGAAGCCGCGGGAGCCGAGGCCGGTCAGGGCATAGAGGGTCGGGGCAGAGAGAGTGGGGGCATGGAGGCCGGGCGTCAGGGGCCCCGCGACGGGCAGGCGGTCGGGCGTGGTGGCGCGCACGGCCTTGCGGGTCCGGGGCGAGCCTGCGGCCTCGACCTGGGCGGCCAGGTCGGGCAGGCCGGCGGCCAGGGTCGCGAGGTTTCGAGCAGAGGCCTCGGCGTCGGGCGTCCGGTCGGTCTGACCCCGGTCGTGGGTGGCGCCGAACAGCAGGCCGGCGCCGGTCGGCACGGCGTAGCCGCCCCAGGCGACGGGGGGCGTGGTCGGCCCCTCGACCCAGTCGGCCTGACCGGAGACAGGCGCGAGCGGCAGGTCGGGGGCGAGGGCGGCGGTTCCCCAGCCGGCGGTCAGGACCACGGCGTCGGCTTCGATCACGACCGCGCCCTCGGCGTCGAGCAGGACCCAGCCGGCGTCCCCGGGGTGAAGGGTTTCAACGCGGGCGGTCAGGCGGTCGGCGCCCTCCAGCCAGGGCGTCAGCACCGCCGAGGGGCGCAAAGCCAGAGCGTCGCCCATCATCAGGCCGCCGGTCGCGGCCGCCTGGCCCAGAGGCGCGGCGCAGGCGGCGGCGTCGAGGCGGCGCATGGCCCCGGCGGGCCACAGGGCCTGGGCGGCGATCTTGTCGAAGCGGGCCGCGTCGCGCGGCGCCTGTTCCAACTGCAGCACGCCCTCGGCGATCACGGCCTCGGGCAGGGCGCGATAGAGGGCGCGGGCGCGCTCCAGGGCCTGGGCATGGAAGCCGGCGATCAGGGCGTCGCCCGCGTCGAGCCGGGGCGTGACCAGGGCGGCGGGAAAGCCGGAGCCGCCGGCGCCCGGTTGCTCGGCCTCGATGACGGTGACGCGGGCGCCGCCGGCGACCAGGGCGCGGGCGACCGAGGCCCCGGCGATGCCGGCGCCGACGACGGCGACGTGGGGCTGGGCGCGAGGCGCGGGGGGCGGCGAGGGCAGATGCGCCTCCAGCCGTTCGCGCTTGCGCCCGTGGCCGGGCTTCTTCTCGACGACGAAGCCGTGCTCGGCCAGGCCGCGTCGCACGGCGCCCGCGACGGTGAAGGTGGCGACCCGCGCGCCGGGGGCGGAGCGGGCGGCGATGAGGGCCATGATCTCGGGCGACCACATGCCGGGGTTCAGGGCGGGTGAGAAGCCGTCGAGGAACCAGGCGTCGGCGGGGCCGGACCATTGCTCGAGCGCCCAGCGGGCGTCGCCGACGGCGAGGTCGATGCGGGCCCCCCATTGCGGCAGGTCGAGGCGGTGGAAGCCGGGCGTTCCCTCGGGCCAGACGGCCAGGACGGCGGCGGCGGTCTCGCCCAGCTCGGGCCAGGCGGCGAGGGCGCGGGCGGCCTCGTCGCGGGTCAGGGGGAAGCCCTCGATGGAGAAGACGTGCAGGCGGGCGTTCTCAGGCCGGGTGCGGCGCCACAGGTCCAGCAGGGCCACGATGTTCAGGCCGGTGCCGAAGCCCAGTTCAGCGACGGTGAAGTCGGGGCGATCCGCCCAGGCGTCGGGCAGGCCGCAGCCGTCGAGGAAGACGACGCGGGTCTCGGCCAGACCGTCGTCCTTGGAGAAATAGACGTCGCCGAAGCGGCCGGAACGGGGCGAGCCGTCCTCGGCCCAGACCAGCTGGGGAGAGGCGTCGGCAGGGGACTGTTCGCGCGGGTCGTCGGTCATGGCCGGGCTTTAGCCGTCCGGGGTTCGGCTGGATAGCAGGCACGAAAAAAGGGGCCGTCCGAAGACGACCCCTTTCCGCATCGCGACCCGGAGGCCGCGATCCAAGACGTAAGTCTTAGTGAGCGGCAGCCGGAGCAGCAGCCGGAGCAGCGGCGGCCGGAGCAGCAGCAGCGTCGGCAGCGGCCGGAGCAGCGGCAGCAGCGTCGGTGGCGGCACCAGCAGCGGCGGCAGCGTCGGTGGCGGCGGCGTCGGCGGTGGCGGCAGCGTCCGTGGCGGTTGCAGCGGCGTCGGTGGCGTCGGCAGCGGCGTCTTCAGCCTTGTCGGTGGCGGCGGGTTGGCAAGCAGCCAGGGCCAGAGCGGCGGCCGAAGCGGCGATCAGAGCGGTGATGCGCATAGTAGTAATCCTTCAGAAGGTAAGGCGAGATCATGAACCCTCGCTGAGGGGGAGATAACGGGATCGTGAGCGAATGCGCAAGCGAAATTCTCACGCGTTCGTGAAGTCCTGTTATCCGCCCACCAAAAAGGCCGCCCCGATGCGGATCGGAGCGGCCTCTGGCCGGCTTTGAGGGCCGAAGTTTTTTAGTTTGCGGCCGGAGCCGGGGCGGCCGGGGCGGGGGCCGGGGTCATGGCGGCGCCGGCGGCGTCGGCGGCCTTTTCGGTCGCGGCGCCGGCCGAGGCGGCGGCGTCGGTGGCGGCGCCCGCAGCAGCGGTGGCGGCGTCAGCGGCGGTGGCGGCGGCGTCGGTGGCGGTTTCGGCCGCGGCGTCAGCGACAGCGGCGTTTTCTTCGGTCTTGGGCGCCGGTTGCTGGCAGGCGGCCAGCGACAGGGCGCTGAGGCCCGCGGCGACGATCATCAGGCGACGGATGGTCATGTGACTATAGCCCCTTCGATTTCAGGAATCCGACGGGACAACCCCGCCGATGCAAGGCGTAGCGCGAGATTGCAGGGTTCGACAAGCCCGATGTCGGGCCGCGCCGGGCGGGCGCGGCGCATCGGCGTCTCCTGGGGCACGCGAACGTGACCCGGCGCGAAGCGGCGTGAGCGATCCGTGTTGCGGCGGGGCCGTGTCGGGATCAGGCGTCCATCGGGGCGGCGGCCAGGGCTTCTTCCATCTCGGTGAAGGAGGGCTGGGC
Coding sequences within it:
- a CDS encoding efflux RND transporter permease subunit, with product MNNISSWAIKNPIPIILLFVLLTLGGITGFSGMRINNNPDIDFPLVAVTAARPGAAPAEMEVQVTRLIEDSLAGLSGVRHINSQITDGVSSTTIEFELGTDTERATNDVRNAMSGVRASLPQDMQEPTVQRIDITGDALITYVVRSPTMSPEQISWFIDNEMSRALLALGGVGEVNRSGGVDREIRVELDPQRLAAYGVTAAQVSQALTNVNNNLPGGRVTVAGSERSVRTLGAATSIQQLRETLVPLANGKSVRLGDLGAVVDKWGEPRRLARYNGQEAVTFNFLRSREASEVKVAEKVRQEVARIDAAHPELSIEQVTSSVQYIEESYLASLEALLLGAVLAVIVVFIFLRDWRATLIAATAMPMSLIPTFALLGPMDQSLNVVTLLALSLTIGILVDDAIVEIENIVRHMRDGKPPYDAAFEAADEIGLAVVATTGTIIAVFAPVGFMPGIIGQFFKAFALAACISVFFSLVVARTLTPLMAAYLLKHTKHEDKDPFWMAGYLKALHWCLGNRWKVFVLGAVFLVGSISLSVVAKMSFEFMSPGDQSRAAFQIELPPGSTLRQTDAVVQQVTQKLRARPEVTSVYAAIGGQDVGQANVYADMVPKGERSISQQAFARAMVDELKQIPGARIRAGIAQQGGGPSDGTSYTFSLLGDNPAALEAAARKVEDEMRGVKGLANVVNTAAIARPEILVTPRPDEAALLGVSAGTISQAVRVATIGDVDQNLPKYNLGDRQIPIRLQLTEAARQDLNVLENLRVPTASGASVPLSAVADIAFGAGPATVRRQDRSRIASITAELDGVTTGAAGQAVNRLPSVKSLPEGVRQVPAGDAEFIQEMLMGFGIAFISGILLMYAVLTLLFKSFAYPVTIMAALPLAIGGAFIGLVIGGKSFSLSALIGVLMLMGIAAKNSILLVDYIIIAEKEGGMSRREAIMDAAHKRARPILMTTFAMGAGMVPIAMGIGADVEFRSPMAIAVLGGLISSTFLSLLYIPAIFTIVDDIAGFGRRMLGRMFAGQRKLADGSRPEDPNPPVGAQPYLGD
- a CDS encoding efflux RND transporter periplasmic adaptor subunit, coding for MAFTSRTPALLLAAAAALTLTACGGHGDDKSQAEKTGASRQTVSAAVAIEQALPRIIVASGTVSAWEEVPVGAETGGLTAVGVYVDEGSYVRQGQVLVKLNDALLQAQLRQQQAGVQTAEANAARDDAALARAQELKARGFLSQASLDTALANQRASQANLASARASLSETRTRLSQAEIKAPVSGLIISRSVTKGQIVDAGTQLFRMVRDGRLELDAQVPETDLPALRAGQTAAIASNEGVTTSGTIRIVTPEVDPQTRLGLARITLSPGSGLKPGMFARASISAGAQPTTVVPTGAVLYRENKAGVYVLNADNSAHFRPITVLSRRDDQTSVSGIEPGVRVVVQGAGFLSEGDKVTVAPAAAAAPVAAPVAAPAAK
- a CDS encoding DUF6491 family protein, which encodes MSRVFPLLLLAGAVALSACAPMSAQDGAQPPARSQCFYTDQVDNFRGDNQTLYIRTRNKDVFELQTLGYCADIDFAFGIGFVPDASLSRLCTGDFSRILVSGGPTPRQPCRVQVVKKLTEAEVTALPARDRP